In the genome of Triticum urartu cultivar G1812 chromosome 5, Tu2.1, whole genome shotgun sequence, one region contains:
- the LOC125509965 gene encoding uncharacterized protein LOC125509965, protein MLQSKRAGDALTENLAESSEKNRRICTGGAETLDLLISGYIHSDVNSEEPIDSFSDSGRSVWSELSKEVTSKISRNVVSLALSDGHAVLFACSGIALRSGRYVTSFLTSASLVRAFNDINREGHNTLNIEVRRNGEVAKGLLKSYDSDQGIVIVQVLFVTLGVHPVDLSLQVEFLPCRKVVAVTRADSDTLMATSGILAVDSSGSEDGKQLMFSTCEISEAWEGGPLFDYDGNFVGLNLSLVGERIYFMPRSIIIERLEELLPKKEAKTFRNVEIQREVQPWPYCTYPSDRSGDLDSLGYPKPSSTVVSEGLVLVNTFEETFGDVYDSGKGVWSQLTNMGSHSLPRRVVSLASFIGERRFFVCTGLFIDWNGCTPILTSASLVRDPKDGNKIAEKLKIEVLLPNKERKEGKLQHYDLYYNVALIVVEDYRCLRPARIHDDWWNHFTLEDPNVVAVGCCFKSGRLMATHGRRTCWSGMLDYRDLRYSSCKITKAGIGGPLLDFNGRFIGMNFYDKKIGTPFIFRDCIIRVLANFVEKRSFDEVGSDRPIRWPVPIPCWRHPDDELKDSLPPGHGEKSGMFGFSYVDGVRVDNH, encoded by the exons ATGCTGCAAAGTAAGAGAGCTGGTGATGCTCTAACAGAAAATCTCGCAGAAAGCTCCGAAAAGAATAGGAGAATCTGCACTGGCGGAGCAGAGACACTTGATTTGTTGATTTCAG GTTACATACATTCAGATGTCAATTCGGAAGAGCCGATTGACAGCTTTAGTGACTCTGGCCGAAGTGTTTGGAGTGAGCTCAGTAAAGAAGTCACTTCAAAAATTTCTAGAAATGTTGTCTCCCTTGCTTTGTCAGATG GACATGCGGTGTTATTTGCATGCTCAGGCATAGCCTTGCGAAGCGGGCGGTATGTGACAAGCTTTCTGACCTCAGCAAGTTTGGTTAGAGCTTTCAATGATATTAACAGAGAAGGCCATAATACCTTGAAC ATCGAAGTGCGTCGCAACGGTGAGGTTGCCAAAGGGTTGTTGAAAAGCTATGATTCGGATCAGGGGATTGTTATTGTCCAAGTACTGTTTGTCACTCTTGGTGTTCATCCAGTGGATCTCAGTCTTCAGGTGGAATTTCTTCCCTGTAGGAAGGTAGTAGCTGTCACACGTGCCGATTCTGACACATTAATGGCCACAAGTGGGATACTTGCTGTTGATTCAAGTGGATCTGAAGATGGCAAACAGCTTATGTTCTCCACTTGTGAAATCTCTGAG GCTTGGGAAGGTGGGCCGCTTTTTGATTATGATGGGAACTTTGTTGGCTTGAACCTTTCTTTGGTTGGGGAAAGAATTTATTTCATGCCAAGGAGTATAATTATCGAACGCTTGGAGGAACTTCTGCCAAAAAAGGAAGCTAAGACGTTCAG GAATGTAGAAATACAGAGAGAGGTGCAGCCCTGGCCCTATTGCACCTATCCAAGCG ACAGATCTGGGGATCTAGACTCCTTGGGTTATCCAAAGCCATCATCGACTGTTGTCAGTG AGGGCTTGGTTTTGGTTAATACCTTCGAAGAGACTTTTGGTGACGTATATGATTCTGGTAAAGGTGTCTGGAGCCAACTCACAAATATGGGTTCTCATAGTTTACCTCGACGGGTTGTCTCACTCGCTTCATTCATCG GAGAAAGGAGGTTTTTCGTGTGCACAGGCTTATTTATTGACTGGAATGGATGCACCCCCATTCTGACTTCAGCGAGTTTGGTTAGGGATCCTAAAGATGGAAACAAGATTGCTGAAAAGTTGAAG ATTGAAGTTTTGCTTCCAAACAAAGAGCGCAAAGAAGGGAAATTGCAACATTATGATTTATACTATAATGTTGCTCTCATCGTTGTCGAGGATTACCGTTGTCTTCGTCCAGCTAGAATTCATGATGATTGGTGGAATCATTTTACATTGGAAGATCCCAATGTAGTAGCTGTGGGGTGCTGTTTCAAATCTGGCAGGTTAATGGCTACACATGGAAGACGAACCTGCTGGTCAGGCATGCTTGATTACAGAGATCTTAGGTACTCCAGTTGTAAGATTACAAAG GCTGGGATTGGTGGTCCTCTGCTTGACTTTAATGGGAGATTTATTGGCATGAACTTCTATGATAAGAAAATAGGAACCCCATTCATATTTAGGGACTGTATTATTCGAGTGCTGGCAAATTTTGTGGAAAAAAG GTCTTTTGATGAAGTTGGCAGCGATAGACCAATCAG GTGGCCTGTGCCCATACCGTGTTGGCGCCATCCGGACGATGAGCTCAAAGATTCGCTCCCACCTGGCCATGGGGAAAAATCTGGGATGTTCGGATTCTCATATGTGGATGGAGTTAGAGTCGACAACCATTAG